Proteins encoded by one window of Musa acuminata AAA Group cultivar baxijiao chromosome BXJ2-9, Cavendish_Baxijiao_AAA, whole genome shotgun sequence:
- the LOC135623368 gene encoding zinc finger protein CONSTANS-LIKE 3-like, with product MAREAGGKEGYWTGLAARRCDSCKVAAALLYCRADAAYLCGGCDARVHEANRLPSGHERVWLCAVCEQAPAVVTCKADAAALCESCDADIHSANPLARRHERVPIVPFVEPLAAHVKPSSAAAAFPFGAAVCAGDGNNEEDENNAGADASWILPNLGHAHSKGLTGAPDLKSADYFFSDVDPYLDLEYATSMDARFHQMDSVVPVNGKAAGVDGGAPPLPSFLPPDAGVEIDFSPSEPSYSTHTTFSMSHSVSSSEAGVVPDGSGATTDVTNPHGGVPEKAAAQMDRQARVMRYREKRKSRRFEKTIRYASRKAYAETRPRIKGRFAKRTDIEAEVDRIYSAAAAAAAALMADTGYGVVPSF from the exons ATGGCACGCGAGGCTGGAGGAAAGGAAGGGTACTGGACGGGCCTGGCGGCGCGGAGGTGCGACTCGTGCAAGGTAGCGGCGGCGTTGCTGTACTGCCGGGCTGACGCGGCCTACCTGTGCGGGGGGTGCGACGCGCGGGTGCACGAGGCAAACCGACTCCCTTCCGGCCACGAGCGCGTGTGGTTGTGTGCGGTGTGTGAGCAGGCGCCTGCCGTCGTCACCTGCAAGGCCGACGCCGCTGCCCTTTGCGAGTCCTGCGACGCCGACATCCATTCCGCCAACCCCCTCGCCCGCCGCCACGAGCGAGTCCCCATCGTCCCCTTCGTGGAGCCCCTCGCCGCTCACGTCAAGCCATCCTCGGCCGCCGCTGCGTTCCCGTTCGGCGCGGCAGTTTGCGCCGGCGACGGCAACAACGAGGAAGACGAGAACAACGCGGGGGCCGATGCCTCATGGATTCTCCCGAACCTTGGCCATGCTCACTCCAAGGGCTTGACGGGAGCGCCGGATCTTAAATCAGCGGACTACTTCTTCTCAGATGTGGATCCTTACCTCGATCTGGAGTACGCTACTTCGATGGACGCGCGATTCCACCAGATGGATAGTGTCGTACCCGTCAACGGCAAGGCCGCTGGCGTCGACGGCGGAGCCCCGCCGCTCCCTTCGTTTCTTCCTCCCGATGCTGGCGTCGAGATCGATTTCTCTCCATCCGAGCCCTCGTACAGCACCCACACCACCTTCTCCATGAGCCACAGC GTGTCGTCGTCGGAGGCGGGAGTGGTGCCGGACGGGAGCGGCGCGACGACGGACGTGACGAATCCGCACGGCGGCGTCCCCGAGAAGGCGGCGGCCCAGATGGACAGGCAGGCAAGGGTGATGCGGTAccgggagaagaggaagagccgGCGGTTCGAGAAGACGATCCGGTACGCCTCGCGGAAGGCGTACGCGGAGACGCGGCCGCGGATCAAGGGCCGCTTCGCCAAGCGGACGGACATCGAGGCGGAGGTCGACCGCATCtactccgccgccgccgcagccgcTGCGGCTCTCATGGCGGACACCGGCTACGGCGTCGTCCCCTCCTTTTGA
- the LOC103998435 gene encoding probable receptor-like serine/threonine-protein kinase At5g57670 isoform X1, whose translation MESVHESAPAAKILVGVSLDARASSQLLSWAVTVAARPNDTVIALHVLVRKAEKRLKSERSSLRQAQASVISAVGEFAGVCQTKRVTLEAKVRTCSSVGEGLADEAALVEANLLVLRRNSFEIVRYCLKNAPEGCSIVGVDVDVDVDVQALPRKDGDVDSLTYDDNNSSSSSRLTYKDNNNNMVNALSPLRKFFGSTSKRDRRHSSSESICEKESPRGVLEGPEAASTPADDCSSSSSSVIGRRSHTNNWRRLSVARLFFPLPPSPEDSISMEGDACSSYAEEVKPSWTCFSYEEISRATNKFHPDNLVGRGGFAEVFKGSLRSGQNVAVKRLAKGEGDQLKEKEFLVELGILGHVRHPNTANLIGCCIENGLHLVFDLSCNGSLASALHSKHGRVLEWSARYKIAIGIARGLHYLHKCCRHRIIHRDIKASNVLLGADFEPQISDFGLAKWLPKQWTHHSVIPIEGTFGYLAPEYFMHGIVDEKTDVFSFGVLLLEIVTGRRPADTSKQSLLVWAKPLMQSGRIAELADPKLEGKYDMDQMQRLVVTASYCVRQSSIWRPPMSKVLGLLTNDRDSVEAQIRSIPECQVDEMDDYNLATDCSLDY comes from the exons ATGGAatcggttcatgagagtgcaccaGCTGCTAAGATACTTGTTGGAGTCTCGCTTGATGCCCGAGCGAGCTCACAGCTTCTCTCATGGGCAGTCACAGTAGCCGCTCGACCAAATGACACAGTTATCGCTTTGCATGTTCTTG TTCGGAAAGCAGAGAAGAGGCTGAAGTCGGAGAGAAGTAGTTTGCGACAGGCTCAGGCATCTGTGATCTCTGCTGTTGGGGAGTTCGCTGGAGTCTGCCAAACTAAGCGG GTGACGTTGGAGGCAAAGGTCAGGACTTGTTCGAGCGTTGGAGAAGGACTTGCCGACGAAGCGGCACTGGTTGAGGCCAACCTTCTTGTTCTCCGCAG AAACTCATTTGAAATAGTGAGATATTGCCTCAAGAATGCTCCTGAAGGCTGCTCCATTGTTGGTGTGGATGTGGATGTGGATGTGGATGTGCAAGCTCTGCCTAGAAAAGATGGTGATGTAGACTCCTTAACATACGATG ATAACAACAGTTCCTCGAGCTCGAGATTGACATAcaaagacaacaacaacaacatggtTAATGCTCTCTCCCCGCTGCGCAAGTTCTTTGGATCAACTTCCAAGAGAGACAGAAGGCACTCTTCGAGCGAAAGCATTTGTGAGAAGGAATCACCTAGAGGAGTTCTGGAAGGGCCAGAGGCAGCGAGCACCCCCGCAGACGACTGCTCGAGTTCGTCAAGCAGTGTCATCGGCCGACGTAGCCACACCAACAACTGGAGGCGGCTATCTGTGGCGAGGCTGTTCTTTCCTTTGCCTCCCTCGCCGGAGGACTCGATAAGCATGGAGGGTGATGCATGTTCATCCTACGCTGAGGAGGTGAAGCCTTCCTGGACGTGCTTTTCCTACGAGGAGATCTCGCGCGCTACAAACAAGTTCCATCCGG ACAACTTGGTGGGGAGAGGTGGATTCGCGGAGGTGTTCAAGGGAAGCCTTCGCAGTGGCCAGAATGTAGCAGTAAAAAGGTTGGCCAAAGGCGAAGGGGACCAGCTGAAGGAGAAGGAGTTCCTGGTCGAGCTCGGCATTCTTGGGCATGTTCGGCACCCAAACACAGCCAACTTGATCGGGTGCTGCATCGAGAACGGGCTTCATCTGGTCTTCGATTTGTCTTGCAATGGAAGCTTGGCATCAGCTCTGCACA GTAAACATGGCAGGGTTTTGGAGTGGTCGGCGAGGTACAAGATCGCCATAGGTATAGCCCGAGGCTTGCATTACCTTCACAAATGCTGCAGGCACCGGATCATCCACCGCGATATCAAGGCTTCCAATGTTCTTCTTGGCGCAGACTTTGAACCCCAG ATTTCAGATTTTGGACTAGCAAAATGGCTTCCAAAACAATGGACTCATCACTCTGTCATCCCAATAGAGGGCACCTTTGG GTATCTGGCACCGGAGTACTTCATGCATGGGATAGTCGATGAGAAGACCGATGTCTTTTCATTTGGTGTTCTACTGTTGGAGATTGTTACTGGCAGGAGGCCGGCGGACACCTCAAAGCAGAGCCTGCTTGTGTGG GCCAAGCCACTGATGCAGTCTGGAAGAATAGCTGAGCTAGCTGATCCCAAGCTGGAAGGTAAGTACGACATGGATCAGATGCAAAGATTAGTGGTCACCGCCTCATACTGTGTGAGACAATCATCGATTTGGCGTCCACCCATGAGTAAG GTGTTGGGTCTCCTAACTAATGACCGTGATTCAGTGGAAGCACAGATACGGAGTATTCCTGAATGCCAGGTTGATGAGATGGATGATTACAATTTGGCTACAGATTGTTCCCTCGACTACTAG
- the LOC103998435 gene encoding probable receptor-like serine/threonine-protein kinase At5g57670 isoform X2 produces the protein MESVHESAPAAKILVGVSLDARASSQLLSWAVTVAARPNDTVIALHVLVRKAEKRLKSERSSLRQAQASVISAVGEFAGVCQTKRVTLEAKVRTCSSVGEGLADEAALVEANLLVLRRNSFEIVRYCLKNAPEGCSIVGVDVDVDVDVQALPRKDGDVDSLTYDDNNSSSSSRLTYKDNNNNMVNALSPLRKFFGSTSKRDRRHSSSESICEKESPRGVLEGPEAASTPADDCSSSSSSVIGRRSHTNNWRRLSVARLFFPLPPSPEDSISMEGDACSSYAEEVKPSWTCFSYEEISRATNKFHPDNLVGRGGFAEVFKGSLRSGQNVAVKRLAKGEGDQLKEKEFLVELGILGHVRHPNTANLIGCCIENGLHLVFDLSCNGSLASALHSKHGRVLEWSARYKIAIGIARGLHYLHKCCRHRIIHRDIKASNVLLGADFEPQISDFGLAKWLPKQWTHHSVIPIEGTFGYLAPEYFMHGIVDEKTDVFSFGVLLLEIVTGRRPADTSKQSLLVWAKPLMQSGRIAELADPKLEGKYDMDQMQRLVVTASYCVRQSSIWRPPMSVGSPN, from the exons ATGGAatcggttcatgagagtgcaccaGCTGCTAAGATACTTGTTGGAGTCTCGCTTGATGCCCGAGCGAGCTCACAGCTTCTCTCATGGGCAGTCACAGTAGCCGCTCGACCAAATGACACAGTTATCGCTTTGCATGTTCTTG TTCGGAAAGCAGAGAAGAGGCTGAAGTCGGAGAGAAGTAGTTTGCGACAGGCTCAGGCATCTGTGATCTCTGCTGTTGGGGAGTTCGCTGGAGTCTGCCAAACTAAGCGG GTGACGTTGGAGGCAAAGGTCAGGACTTGTTCGAGCGTTGGAGAAGGACTTGCCGACGAAGCGGCACTGGTTGAGGCCAACCTTCTTGTTCTCCGCAG AAACTCATTTGAAATAGTGAGATATTGCCTCAAGAATGCTCCTGAAGGCTGCTCCATTGTTGGTGTGGATGTGGATGTGGATGTGGATGTGCAAGCTCTGCCTAGAAAAGATGGTGATGTAGACTCCTTAACATACGATG ATAACAACAGTTCCTCGAGCTCGAGATTGACATAcaaagacaacaacaacaacatggtTAATGCTCTCTCCCCGCTGCGCAAGTTCTTTGGATCAACTTCCAAGAGAGACAGAAGGCACTCTTCGAGCGAAAGCATTTGTGAGAAGGAATCACCTAGAGGAGTTCTGGAAGGGCCAGAGGCAGCGAGCACCCCCGCAGACGACTGCTCGAGTTCGTCAAGCAGTGTCATCGGCCGACGTAGCCACACCAACAACTGGAGGCGGCTATCTGTGGCGAGGCTGTTCTTTCCTTTGCCTCCCTCGCCGGAGGACTCGATAAGCATGGAGGGTGATGCATGTTCATCCTACGCTGAGGAGGTGAAGCCTTCCTGGACGTGCTTTTCCTACGAGGAGATCTCGCGCGCTACAAACAAGTTCCATCCGG ACAACTTGGTGGGGAGAGGTGGATTCGCGGAGGTGTTCAAGGGAAGCCTTCGCAGTGGCCAGAATGTAGCAGTAAAAAGGTTGGCCAAAGGCGAAGGGGACCAGCTGAAGGAGAAGGAGTTCCTGGTCGAGCTCGGCATTCTTGGGCATGTTCGGCACCCAAACACAGCCAACTTGATCGGGTGCTGCATCGAGAACGGGCTTCATCTGGTCTTCGATTTGTCTTGCAATGGAAGCTTGGCATCAGCTCTGCACA GTAAACATGGCAGGGTTTTGGAGTGGTCGGCGAGGTACAAGATCGCCATAGGTATAGCCCGAGGCTTGCATTACCTTCACAAATGCTGCAGGCACCGGATCATCCACCGCGATATCAAGGCTTCCAATGTTCTTCTTGGCGCAGACTTTGAACCCCAG ATTTCAGATTTTGGACTAGCAAAATGGCTTCCAAAACAATGGACTCATCACTCTGTCATCCCAATAGAGGGCACCTTTGG GTATCTGGCACCGGAGTACTTCATGCATGGGATAGTCGATGAGAAGACCGATGTCTTTTCATTTGGTGTTCTACTGTTGGAGATTGTTACTGGCAGGAGGCCGGCGGACACCTCAAAGCAGAGCCTGCTTGTGTGG GCCAAGCCACTGATGCAGTCTGGAAGAATAGCTGAGCTAGCTGATCCCAAGCTGGAAGGTAAGTACGACATGGATCAGATGCAAAGATTAGTGGTCACCGCCTCATACTGTGTGAGACAATCATCGATTTGGCGTCCACCCATGA GTGTTGGGTCTCCTAACTAA